A region from the Symphalangus syndactylus isolate Jambi chromosome 2, NHGRI_mSymSyn1-v2.1_pri, whole genome shotgun sequence genome encodes:
- the MFSD13A gene encoding transmembrane protein 180 isoform X3 codes for MGLGRPQAWLLGLPTAVVYGSLALFTTILHNVFLLYYVDTFVSVYKINKMAFWVGETVFLLWNSLNDPLFGWLSDRQFLSSQPRSGTGLSSKAVVLARVQALGWHGPLLALSFLAFWVPWAPAGLQFLLCLCLYDGFLTLVDLHHHALLADLALSAHDRTHLNFYCSLFSAAGSLSVFASYAFWNKEDFSSFRAFCVTLAVSSGLGFLGATQLLRRRVEVARKDPGCSGLAVDSGLCGEELLVGSEEADSITLGQYLRQLARHRNFLWFVSMDLVQVFHCHFNSNFFPLFLEHLLSDHISLSTGSILLGLSYVAPHLNNLYFLSLCRRWGVYAVVRGLFLLKLGLSLLMLLAGPDHLSLLCLFIASNRVFTEGTCKLLTLVVTDLVDEDLVLNHRKQAASALLFGMVALVTKPGQTFAPLLGTWLLCFYTGHDLFQQSLITPVGSAYPWPEPPAPAPAQAPMLRQGCFYLLVLVPITCALLQLFTWSQFTLHGRRLHMVKAQRQNLSQAQTLDVKMV; via the exons ATGGGGCTGGGTCGGCCCCAGGCCTGGTTGCTGGGTCTGCCCACGGCTGTGGTCTATGGCTCCCTAGCTCTGTTCACCACCATCCTGCACAATGTCTTCCTGCTCTACTATGTGGACACCTTTGTCTCAGTGTACAAGATCAACAAAATGGCCTTCTGGGTTGGAGAG ACGGTGTTTCTCCTCTGGAACAGCCTCAATGACCCCCTCTTCGGTTGGCTCAGTGACCGGCAGTTCCTCAGCTCCCAGCCCCG GTCAGGCACTGGGCTCTCCTCAAAGGCCGTGGTGCTGGCCCGGGTGCAGGCCCTGGGCTGGCATGGGCCGCTGCTGGCGCTGTCGTTCCTGGCGTTCTGGGTGCCCTGGGCCCCAGCTGGCCTGCAGTTCTTGCTGTGCCTGTGCCTCTATGATGGCTTCCTGACACTCGTGgacctgcaccaccacgccttgctGGCCGACCTGGCCCTCTCAGCCCACGACCGCACCCACCTCAACTTCTACTGCTCCCTCTTCAGCGCGGCCGGCTCCCTCTCTGTCTTTGCATCCTATGCCTTTTGGAACAAGGAGGATTTCTCCTCCTTCCGCGCTTTCTGCGTGACACTGGCTGTTAGCTCTGGGCTGGGCTTTCTGGGGGCCACACAGCTGCTGAGGCGGCGGGTTGAGGTGGCCCGAAAGGACCCAGGGTGCTCAGGCCTGGCTGTGGATAGCGG CCTGTGTGGAGAGGAGCTGCTTGTGGGCAGTGAGGAGGCAGACAGCATCACCTTGGGCCAGTATCTCCGGCAGCTGGCACGCCATCGGAACTTCCTGTGGTTCGTGAGCATGGACCTGGTGCAG GTCTTCCACTGCCACTTCAACAGCaacttcttccctctcttcctggaGCATCTGTTGTCCGACCATATCTCCCTTTCCACAGGCTCCATCCTGTTGG gcCTCTCCTATGTCGCTCCCCATCTCAACAACCTCTACTTCCTGTCCCTGTGCCGGCGCTGGGGCGTCTACGCGGTGGTGCGGGGGCTCTTCCTGCTCAAGCTAGGCCTTAGCCTGCTCATGTTGTTGGCCGGCCcggaccacctcagcctgctgtgcCTCTTCATTGCCAG CAACCGCGTCTTCACTGAGGGCACCTGTAAGCTGCTGACCTTGGTGGTCACTGACCTGGTAGACGAGGACCTGGTGCTGAACCACCGCAAGCAGGCAGCCTCGGCACTCCTCTTTGGCATGGTTGCCCTGGTTACCAAGCCAGGCCAGACCTTTGCCCCACTGCTGGGCACCTGGCTGCTCTGTTTCTACACAG GTCATGACCTCTTCCAGCAGTCCCTCATAACCCCTGTGGGGAGTGCCTATCCCTGGCCAGAGCCCCCAGCTCCGGCCCCTGCACAGGCCCCGATGCTCCGCCAGGGCTGCTTCTACCTGCTGGTGCTGGTGCCCATCACCTGTGCTCTGCTGCAGCTCTTCACCTGGTCCCAGTTCACGCTGCATGGGAGACGCCTGCACATGGTCAAGGCCCAGCGCCAGAACCTGTCACAGGCCCAAACCCTGGATGTTAAGATGGTGTGA
- the MFSD13A gene encoding transmembrane protein 180 isoform X1, whose translation MGLGRPQAWLLGLPTAVVYGSLALFTTILHNVFLLYYVDTFVSVYKINKMAFWVGETVFLLWNSLNDPLFGWLSDRQFLSSQPRGRDLPWLGLAVPSGLWTANTLCCFWKIPLPHPCLSPSSPPTLRSGHPIPFGHQPDRLIRGWKLGQRRECTHCRSGTGLSSKAVVLARVQALGWHGPLLALSFLAFWVPWAPAGLQFLLCLCLYDGFLTLVDLHHHALLADLALSAHDRTHLNFYCSLFSAAGSLSVFASYAFWNKEDFSSFRAFCVTLAVSSGLGFLGATQLLRRRVEVARKDPGCSGLAVDSGLCGEELLVGSEEADSITLGQYLRQLARHRNFLWFVSMDLVQVFHCHFNSNFFPLFLEHLLSDHISLSTGSILLGLSYVAPHLNNLYFLSLCRRWGVYAVVRGLFLLKLGLSLLMLLAGPDHLSLLCLFIASNRVFTEGTCKLLTLVVTDLVDEDLVLNHRKQAASALLFGMVALVTKPGQTFAPLLGTWLLCFYTGHDLFQQSLITPVGSAYPWPEPPAPAPAQAPMLRQGCFYLLVLVPITCALLQLFTWSQFTLHGRRLHMVKAQRQNLSQAQTLDVKMV comes from the exons ATGGGGCTGGGTCGGCCCCAGGCCTGGTTGCTGGGTCTGCCCACGGCTGTGGTCTATGGCTCCCTAGCTCTGTTCACCACCATCCTGCACAATGTCTTCCTGCTCTACTATGTGGACACCTTTGTCTCAGTGTACAAGATCAACAAAATGGCCTTCTGGGTTGGAGAG ACGGTGTTTCTCCTCTGGAACAGCCTCAATGACCCCCTCTTCGGTTGGCTCAGTGACCGGCAGTTCCTCAGCTCCCAGCCCCG GGGAAGAGATCTACCCTGGCTTGGCTTGGCTGTCCCCTCTGGACTGTGGACTGCAAACACCCTCTGCTGCTTCTGGAAGATTCCTTTGCCCCATCCCTGCTTGAGCCCATCATCACCCCCAACCTTGAGAAGTGGGCATCCCATACCCTTTGGCCATCAGCCTGACAGGCTAATAAGGGGGTGGAAATTGGGGCAGAGGAGGGAATGTACCCACTG CAGGTCAGGCACTGGGCTCTCCTCAAAGGCCGTGGTGCTGGCCCGGGTGCAGGCCCTGGGCTGGCATGGGCCGCTGCTGGCGCTGTCGTTCCTGGCGTTCTGGGTGCCCTGGGCCCCAGCTGGCCTGCAGTTCTTGCTGTGCCTGTGCCTCTATGATGGCTTCCTGACACTCGTGgacctgcaccaccacgccttgctGGCCGACCTGGCCCTCTCAGCCCACGACCGCACCCACCTCAACTTCTACTGCTCCCTCTTCAGCGCGGCCGGCTCCCTCTCTGTCTTTGCATCCTATGCCTTTTGGAACAAGGAGGATTTCTCCTCCTTCCGCGCTTTCTGCGTGACACTGGCTGTTAGCTCTGGGCTGGGCTTTCTGGGGGCCACACAGCTGCTGAGGCGGCGGGTTGAGGTGGCCCGAAAGGACCCAGGGTGCTCAGGCCTGGCTGTGGATAGCGG CCTGTGTGGAGAGGAGCTGCTTGTGGGCAGTGAGGAGGCAGACAGCATCACCTTGGGCCAGTATCTCCGGCAGCTGGCACGCCATCGGAACTTCCTGTGGTTCGTGAGCATGGACCTGGTGCAG GTCTTCCACTGCCACTTCAACAGCaacttcttccctctcttcctggaGCATCTGTTGTCCGACCATATCTCCCTTTCCACAGGCTCCATCCTGTTGG gcCTCTCCTATGTCGCTCCCCATCTCAACAACCTCTACTTCCTGTCCCTGTGCCGGCGCTGGGGCGTCTACGCGGTGGTGCGGGGGCTCTTCCTGCTCAAGCTAGGCCTTAGCCTGCTCATGTTGTTGGCCGGCCcggaccacctcagcctgctgtgcCTCTTCATTGCCAG CAACCGCGTCTTCACTGAGGGCACCTGTAAGCTGCTGACCTTGGTGGTCACTGACCTGGTAGACGAGGACCTGGTGCTGAACCACCGCAAGCAGGCAGCCTCGGCACTCCTCTTTGGCATGGTTGCCCTGGTTACCAAGCCAGGCCAGACCTTTGCCCCACTGCTGGGCACCTGGCTGCTCTGTTTCTACACAG GTCATGACCTCTTCCAGCAGTCCCTCATAACCCCTGTGGGGAGTGCCTATCCCTGGCCAGAGCCCCCAGCTCCGGCCCCTGCACAGGCCCCGATGCTCCGCCAGGGCTGCTTCTACCTGCTGGTGCTGGTGCCCATCACCTGTGCTCTGCTGCAGCTCTTCACCTGGTCCCAGTTCACGCTGCATGGGAGACGCCTGCACATGGTCAAGGCCCAGCGCCAGAACCTGTCACAGGCCCAAACCCTGGATGTTAAGATGGTGTGA
- the MFSD13A gene encoding transmembrane protein 180 isoform X2, with protein sequence MGLGRPQAWLLGLPTAVVYGSLALFTTILHNVFLLYYVDTFVSVYKINKMAFWVGETVFLLWNSLNDPLFGWLSDRQFLSSQPRRSGTGLSSKAVVLARVQALGWHGPLLALSFLAFWVPWAPAGLQFLLCLCLYDGFLTLVDLHHHALLADLALSAHDRTHLNFYCSLFSAAGSLSVFASYAFWNKEDFSSFRAFCVTLAVSSGLGFLGATQLLRRRVEVARKDPGCSGLAVDSGLCGEELLVGSEEADSITLGQYLRQLARHRNFLWFVSMDLVQVFHCHFNSNFFPLFLEHLLSDHISLSTGSILLGLSYVAPHLNNLYFLSLCRRWGVYAVVRGLFLLKLGLSLLMLLAGPDHLSLLCLFIASNRVFTEGTCKLLTLVVTDLVDEDLVLNHRKQAASALLFGMVALVTKPGQTFAPLLGTWLLCFYTGHDLFQQSLITPVGSAYPWPEPPAPAPAQAPMLRQGCFYLLVLVPITCALLQLFTWSQFTLHGRRLHMVKAQRQNLSQAQTLDVKMV encoded by the exons ATGGGGCTGGGTCGGCCCCAGGCCTGGTTGCTGGGTCTGCCCACGGCTGTGGTCTATGGCTCCCTAGCTCTGTTCACCACCATCCTGCACAATGTCTTCCTGCTCTACTATGTGGACACCTTTGTCTCAGTGTACAAGATCAACAAAATGGCCTTCTGGGTTGGAGAG ACGGTGTTTCTCCTCTGGAACAGCCTCAATGACCCCCTCTTCGGTTGGCTCAGTGACCGGCAGTTCCTCAGCTCCCAGCCCCG CAGGTCAGGCACTGGGCTCTCCTCAAAGGCCGTGGTGCTGGCCCGGGTGCAGGCCCTGGGCTGGCATGGGCCGCTGCTGGCGCTGTCGTTCCTGGCGTTCTGGGTGCCCTGGGCCCCAGCTGGCCTGCAGTTCTTGCTGTGCCTGTGCCTCTATGATGGCTTCCTGACACTCGTGgacctgcaccaccacgccttgctGGCCGACCTGGCCCTCTCAGCCCACGACCGCACCCACCTCAACTTCTACTGCTCCCTCTTCAGCGCGGCCGGCTCCCTCTCTGTCTTTGCATCCTATGCCTTTTGGAACAAGGAGGATTTCTCCTCCTTCCGCGCTTTCTGCGTGACACTGGCTGTTAGCTCTGGGCTGGGCTTTCTGGGGGCCACACAGCTGCTGAGGCGGCGGGTTGAGGTGGCCCGAAAGGACCCAGGGTGCTCAGGCCTGGCTGTGGATAGCGG CCTGTGTGGAGAGGAGCTGCTTGTGGGCAGTGAGGAGGCAGACAGCATCACCTTGGGCCAGTATCTCCGGCAGCTGGCACGCCATCGGAACTTCCTGTGGTTCGTGAGCATGGACCTGGTGCAG GTCTTCCACTGCCACTTCAACAGCaacttcttccctctcttcctggaGCATCTGTTGTCCGACCATATCTCCCTTTCCACAGGCTCCATCCTGTTGG gcCTCTCCTATGTCGCTCCCCATCTCAACAACCTCTACTTCCTGTCCCTGTGCCGGCGCTGGGGCGTCTACGCGGTGGTGCGGGGGCTCTTCCTGCTCAAGCTAGGCCTTAGCCTGCTCATGTTGTTGGCCGGCCcggaccacctcagcctgctgtgcCTCTTCATTGCCAG CAACCGCGTCTTCACTGAGGGCACCTGTAAGCTGCTGACCTTGGTGGTCACTGACCTGGTAGACGAGGACCTGGTGCTGAACCACCGCAAGCAGGCAGCCTCGGCACTCCTCTTTGGCATGGTTGCCCTGGTTACCAAGCCAGGCCAGACCTTTGCCCCACTGCTGGGCACCTGGCTGCTCTGTTTCTACACAG GTCATGACCTCTTCCAGCAGTCCCTCATAACCCCTGTGGGGAGTGCCTATCCCTGGCCAGAGCCCCCAGCTCCGGCCCCTGCACAGGCCCCGATGCTCCGCCAGGGCTGCTTCTACCTGCTGGTGCTGGTGCCCATCACCTGTGCTCTGCTGCAGCTCTTCACCTGGTCCCAGTTCACGCTGCATGGGAGACGCCTGCACATGGTCAAGGCCCAGCGCCAGAACCTGTCACAGGCCCAAACCCTGGATGTTAAGATGGTGTGA